In Gemmatimonadota bacterium, the following are encoded in one genomic region:
- the purH gene encoding bifunctional phosphoribosylaminoimidazolecarboxamide formyltransferase/IMP cyclohydrolase, with amino-acid sequence MTVPRRALLSVWDKTGIEDFARSLSEMGFEILSTGGTAKALREAGLAVLDVSEVTGHPEIMGGRVKTLHPAIHGGILARRDVAGDMEALEAQGYRPIDVVAVNLYPFRETIAAGGVPVAAAMKQVDIGGPTMIRAAAKNHAHVWVVVDPADYARVVAALEGEAFGPGLRRELAAKVFRHTSAYDEAITRYLSEDDTTFPEMLTPAFRKVSSLRYGENPDQEAAFYAVEGEERQGIASLTQHHGKELSYNNLLDIDGALLALSPFAFSPRPAVAIVKHTTPCGLGVGESAADAFARALRTDPTSAFGSVIAFNRTVDRAAAEAIGDLFAECLVAPDFSDEAMEILSRRKNVRILTFPEQGGELDVPRGAEEALAAFESRFAGDEPARRAARFLAEHGRQPEPVTARGIYGGLLLQSSPTPPFLGAEDSVWRVVTKRRPTDEEMNDLEFAWAAVYGIKSNAILLARDGATLGIGAGQMSRVDSSRLAVQKAADAGLELAGAVLASDAFFPFRDAVDAAVAAGVRAIVQPGGSVRDEEVIGAADEAGIAMVFTGRRLFRH; translated from the coding sequence ATGACAGTCCCTCGCCGCGCGCTCCTCTCCGTCTGGGACAAGACGGGGATCGAAGACTTTGCCCGCTCCCTTTCCGAGATGGGCTTCGAGATTCTCTCCACCGGAGGAACCGCGAAGGCGCTCCGCGAAGCGGGCTTGGCGGTTCTGGACGTTTCCGAAGTGACGGGACACCCCGAGATCATGGGGGGTCGGGTGAAGACGCTCCACCCGGCGATCCATGGAGGAATTCTCGCGCGCCGCGATGTCGCCGGAGATATGGAGGCCCTCGAGGCGCAGGGGTACCGACCGATCGATGTCGTCGCCGTGAATCTCTATCCGTTCCGGGAGACGATCGCCGCTGGAGGGGTTCCCGTCGCGGCCGCCATGAAGCAGGTGGACATCGGGGGCCCGACGATGATCCGGGCCGCGGCGAAAAATCACGCCCACGTCTGGGTTGTCGTGGACCCCGCGGATTATGCGCGTGTCGTCGCCGCCCTCGAGGGGGAGGCCTTCGGTCCGGGTCTCCGCCGCGAGCTGGCGGCCAAGGTCTTCCGCCACACTTCAGCGTACGACGAGGCGATCACCCGTTACCTCTCCGAAGACGACACGACCTTCCCCGAGATGCTCACACCGGCCTTCCGGAAAGTCTCTTCCTTGCGCTACGGCGAAAACCCCGATCAGGAGGCGGCTTTTTACGCCGTGGAGGGAGAGGAACGGCAGGGGATCGCGTCGCTGACCCAGCATCACGGAAAGGAGCTCTCCTATAACAACCTTCTCGACATCGACGGCGCCCTTCTGGCGCTCTCTCCCTTCGCGTTTTCGCCCCGTCCCGCCGTGGCGATCGTCAAACACACGACGCCCTGCGGCCTCGGGGTGGGCGAGTCCGCGGCCGATGCCTTCGCGCGGGCGCTCCGGACCGACCCGACCAGCGCCTTCGGATCGGTCATTGCCTTCAACCGCACGGTGGACCGAGCCGCGGCCGAGGCGATCGGGGATCTCTTCGCCGAGTGCCTTGTCGCTCCCGACTTCTCGGATGAGGCCATGGAGATCCTCTCCCGGAGAAAAAACGTGCGCATCCTGACCTTTCCCGAGCAGGGGGGAGAGCTGGACGTGCCTCGGGGCGCGGAGGAGGCCCTCGCCGCCTTCGAGTCACGTTTCGCGGGGGACGAACCGGCCCGCCGCGCCGCGCGTTTCCTCGCCGAGCATGGGCGCCAGCCCGAGCCGGTGACGGCGCGCGGGATCTATGGCGGGCTCCTGCTCCAGTCCTCGCCCACGCCCCCCTTCCTGGGAGCGGAGGACTCCGTCTGGAGGGTCGTAACCAAGAGGAGACCCACAGACGAGGAGATGAACGACCTCGAATTCGCTTGGGCGGCGGTCTATGGGATCAAGTCGAACGCGATTCTCCTCGCGCGGGACGGGGCCACCCTCGGGATCGGTGCGGGCCAGATGTCCCGGGTGGACTCTTCGCGCCTCGCGGTGCAAAAGGCCGCCGACGCCGGGCTAGAACTGGCGGGAGCCGTCCTCGCGTCCGACGCCTTTTTTCCGTTCCGGGACGCGGTGGATGCGGCGGTCGCGGCGGGAGTCCGGGCGATCGTGCAACCGGGCGGATCCGTGCGGGACGAGGAGGTGATCGGGGCGGCGGACGAGGCGGGCATCGCCATGGTCTTCACGGGACGGCGCCTCTTCCGGCACTGA
- a CDS encoding MBL fold metallo-hydrolase: MRKLVHDLIRALPFTGGALAQTGYLLRCTASGRVALVDPGATASIMIRTIQEAGEEVEAVYLTHAHVDHVEGVEVVRAFTDAPIYLHPEARLFYDHAPEIADRVGLGPLAPLPPPDRDLVPGEAVRVGEGVLEVRFTPGHAPGHVIFYSAHDGFALVGDVIFAGTVGRTDLPGGDFLRLMRSIREEVLTLPDETRLLPGHGPETTVARERMGNPFLISQAPGSFA, translated from the coding sequence GTGCGGAAGCTCGTTCACGATCTGATCCGCGCCCTCCCTTTCACCGGCGGGGCCCTCGCCCAAACCGGTTATCTCCTTCGCTGTACGGCTTCCGGCCGCGTGGCCCTCGTGGATCCCGGGGCGACGGCGTCCATCATGATCCGCACAATCCAGGAGGCGGGGGAAGAGGTCGAGGCCGTCTATCTCACGCACGCTCACGTGGACCACGTCGAGGGGGTGGAGGTGGTCCGCGCCTTCACCGATGCTCCCATCTATCTCCATCCCGAAGCGCGGCTCTTTTACGATCATGCCCCCGAGATCGCCGATCGGGTCGGACTCGGTCCGCTCGCCCCACTTCCGCCTCCCGACCGGGACCTCGTGCCGGGTGAAGCCGTCCGGGTTGGGGAGGGCGTGCTTGAGGTTCGCTTTACCCCGGGACATGCGCCGGGTCACGTGATCTTTTACTCCGCGCACGACGGATTCGCTCTCGTCGGAGACGTGATCTTCGCGGGGACGGTCGGGCGCACCGACCTTCCAGGCGGGGATTTCTTGAGGCTCATGCGCTCGATCCGCGAGGAAGTCCTCACGCTGCCGGACGAGACGCGCCTCCTCCCGGGGCACGGACCAGAGACGACGGTCGCGCGGGAGCGGATGGGGAACCCCTTCCTCATCTCGCAGGCTCCGGGCAGCTTCGCGTGA
- a CDS encoding iron-sulfur cluster assembly accessory protein yields MKIQLSDAAFAKVQSFIEDQAVGGGAGLRVAVLPGGCSGFQYGLNIEDSPEEDDEILDLEEGVRVFVDPFSAQYLEGIEIDYVTSMMGSGFTFKNPVATGGCGCGSSFTI; encoded by the coding sequence ATGAAGATTCAGCTTTCCGACGCGGCCTTCGCCAAGGTCCAGTCGTTCATTGAGGACCAGGCGGTGGGTGGGGGCGCGGGGCTCCGCGTCGCCGTGCTCCCGGGGGGGTGCTCAGGTTTTCAGTACGGGCTGAACATCGAGGATTCGCCCGAGGAAGACGACGAGATTCTCGATCTGGAGGAGGGAGTCCGCGTTTTCGTGGATCCTTTCAGCGCTCAGTATCTCGAGGGCATTGAGATCGATTACGTGACTTCCATGATGGGATCGGGGTTCACCTTCAAGAATCCCGTCGCCACCGGTGGTTGCGGGTGCGGAAGCTCGTTCACGATCTGA
- the purN gene encoding phosphoribosylglycinamide formyltransferase, with protein MKLRAAVFASGRGSNFQALLDHASASAQSLWEVVLLVVDRPGAGALNLAPGRGIPGIVIMPSEDPATFPDRILTQLEGVRTDFVLLAGYLRLMPRAVVERFRGKMLNLHPALLPGFGGKGMYGARVHQAVLASGTRISGATIHFVDEEYDRGRILAQWPVPVLSDDTPDSLYARIQEVEHVLYPAAVDLLARSIVDGVEPSAIPTIGRHFHLSDQRPTPK; from the coding sequence GTGAAGCTCCGAGCCGCCGTCTTTGCGTCGGGACGGGGCTCCAATTTCCAGGCTCTCTTGGACCATGCTTCAGCCTCCGCGCAGTCCTTGTGGGAGGTCGTCCTTCTGGTCGTCGACCGGCCGGGGGCGGGCGCCCTGAATCTCGCCCCTGGGAGGGGAATTCCGGGCATCGTCATCATGCCTTCCGAGGATCCGGCCACCTTTCCGGATCGAATCCTCACGCAACTCGAGGGGGTCCGGACCGACTTCGTTCTCCTGGCTGGGTATCTACGGCTCATGCCGCGGGCGGTCGTGGAGCGTTTTCGCGGGAAAATGTTGAACCTCCATCCGGCGCTCCTTCCCGGTTTCGGCGGGAAGGGGATGTACGGAGCCCGTGTCCACCAGGCCGTTCTCGCATCCGGCACCCGGATCTCAGGGGCCACGATCCACTTCGTGGATGAGGAATACGATCGGGGTCGGATTCTGGCGCAGTGGCCCGTACCGGTCCTTTCCGACGATACTCCCGATTCGCTGTACGCTCGAATTCAGGAAGTCGAACACGTCCTTTATCCCGCGGCCGTGGATCTTCTCGCGCGCTCGATTGTGGACGGCGTCGAACCTTCGGCGATCCCCACGATCGGCCGGCACTTTCATCTCTCCGACCAACGACCAACTCCGAAATGA
- a CDS encoding NAD-binding protein, translated as MIKTLGTQLALFYREPEVRRNLRALAKYLILLVAVIALYSILFHVIMSRAEGQEHTWFSGVYWTLVTMSTLGFGDITFHTDLGRAFSILVLFSGVILLLVVLPFAFITYLYAPWLQAQLRLRAPRSLPGEIRDHVILCDYDSVAESVIEQLDLHKIPYVILDPDPERASRRHADGLRIVTGPLDAVETFRGVGADRAKLVVVNADDISNTNVILTVREVSATVPIAAVASTEDTIDVLQLAGATHVFPLWRQLGERLASRINAGRAQVHEIGRFRDLVIGEFPVLNTPLAGKRIEETSIRELLGINIVAVWDRGKLVPSHPKYLLTEHCLPVIIGTAEQLEDLDEFLFIYDTNWNPVIVLGGGKVGRAATRRLKAQGVPVHIVERKPDLAARWSGLPDRMIVGDASSREVLHEAGIEEAPAILLTTNDDAMNVFLAVYCRRLNPSLRIVSRVTHERNVASILRAGADLVLSYAALGMEAIISLARERTLVLLGEGVELFEEALPSALAGATLAESAIRARTGLNVVAVEAEGRLMPAPRAGDVLQPGSRLYMIGTPEQHFEFSKEYGLGSGAGAN; from the coding sequence GTGATCAAGACCCTCGGCACCCAACTCGCGCTCTTTTATCGGGAGCCCGAGGTTCGCCGAAATCTGCGGGCGCTGGCGAAGTACCTCATCCTTCTCGTCGCGGTCATCGCCCTCTACAGCATCCTCTTCCACGTCATCATGTCGCGCGCGGAAGGACAGGAGCACACCTGGTTCTCGGGTGTTTATTGGACGCTCGTCACGATGTCCACGCTGGGATTCGGGGACATCACCTTCCACACCGACCTCGGCCGTGCCTTCAGCATCCTCGTGCTCTTCTCGGGGGTGATCCTCCTTCTCGTCGTCCTCCCTTTCGCCTTCATTACTTACCTCTACGCGCCCTGGCTCCAGGCTCAGCTCCGCCTGCGCGCCCCCCGCTCCCTCCCCGGCGAGATTCGGGACCACGTCATTCTGTGTGACTACGACTCGGTGGCCGAGAGCGTCATCGAGCAGCTCGACCTCCACAAGATCCCCTACGTGATCCTCGATCCGGACCCCGAGCGTGCGAGCCGACGCCATGCCGACGGGCTCCGCATCGTGACGGGACCGCTCGATGCTGTCGAGACCTTCCGCGGCGTGGGCGCCGACCGGGCGAAACTGGTCGTGGTGAATGCGGACGACATCTCGAACACCAACGTGATTCTCACGGTACGGGAGGTGTCGGCGACGGTGCCCATCGCGGCAGTCGCCTCCACCGAGGACACGATTGACGTCTTGCAGCTCGCCGGCGCCACGCACGTCTTCCCCCTGTGGCGACAACTCGGCGAGCGGCTCGCGAGCCGCATCAACGCGGGCCGGGCGCAGGTCCATGAAATCGGCCGGTTCCGGGACCTCGTCATCGGCGAGTTCCCGGTCCTGAACACCCCGCTCGCGGGGAAGCGGATCGAGGAAACGTCCATCAGGGAGTTGCTCGGGATCAACATCGTGGCCGTCTGGGACAGAGGAAAGCTCGTTCCATCCCATCCGAAGTATCTCCTCACGGAGCACTGCCTCCCGGTCATCATCGGGACCGCGGAGCAGCTGGAGGATCTGGACGAATTCCTTTTCATTTACGATACGAACTGGAATCCGGTGATCGTCCTCGGCGGCGGAAAGGTCGGACGCGCCGCGACGCGCCGGCTCAAGGCCCAGGGGGTGCCCGTCCACATCGTGGAGAGAAAGCCCGATCTGGCGGCGCGATGGTCCGGGCTTCCCGACCGGATGATCGTCGGGGACGCGTCGAGTCGAGAGGTGCTCCACGAAGCCGGGATCGAGGAGGCGCCCGCGATCCTCCTGACGACGAACGACGACGCGATGAACGTATTCCTCGCGGTTTATTGCCGACGGCTCAATCCGTCGCTTCGAATCGTGAGCCGTGTGACCCACGAGCGGAATGTCGCCTCGATCCTACGGGCAGGCGCCGATCTCGTCCTTTCGTACGCGGCCCTGGGGATGGAGGCAATCATCTCGCTCGCTCGCGAGCGGACGCTCGTGCTCCTCGGGGAGGGAGTCGAGCTCTTCGAGGAGGCGCTTCCGAGCGCCCTCGCCGGCGCGACTCTCGCCGAGTCGGCGATCCGGGCCCGCACAGGTCTGAACGTGGTGGCGGTCGAAGCTGAGGGACGACTCATGCCCGCCCCGCGCGCCGGCGACGTGTTACAGCCGGGCTCCCGGCTCTACATGATCGGCACGCCCGAGCAACACTTCGAGTTTTCGAAGGAGTACGGACTGGGCTCCGGAGCCGGGGCGAACTAA